A window of the Candidatus Thiopontia autotrophica genome harbors these coding sequences:
- the fusA gene encoding elongation factor G yields the protein MARQTPLDRYRNLGIMAHIDAGKTTTTERVLFYTGLSHKIGEVHDGAATMDWMEQEQERGITITSAATTCFWQGMDQQFDQHRINIIDTPGHVDFTIEVERSLRVLDGACAVFCAVGGVEPQSETVWRQANKYGVPRIGFVNKMDRAGADFLRVVEQIKERLGANAVPIQMNIGAEEDFKGIVDLIRMKAIYWNEDDMGMTYEAVDIPAELQAQCDELREEMVEAAAEANDDLMEKYLEEGELSEDEIREGLRTRTLKNEVVLMMCGSAFKNKGVQAMLDAVIHFMPSPLDVDAITGELEDGAEEERIASDDEPFAALAFKIATDPFVGTLTFFRVYSGVINSGDFCYNTVKGKKERIGRIVQMHSNDREEIKEVRAGDIAAAIGLKDVTTGDTLSAIDNKIVLERMEFPEPVISVAVEPKSKADQEKMGIALSKLAQEDPSFRVHTDEESGQTIISGMGELHLEIIVDRMMREFSVEASVGAPQVAYRETLRKPVEQEGKFVRQSGGRGQFGHVWIRIEPQEAGAGYEFINEIVGGAVPKEYIPAVDKGIQEQMKNGVIAGYPIEDCKVTLYDGSYHDVDSNELAFKVAGSMAFKQGALNADPVLLEPMMKVDVVTPEEYMGDVMGDLNRRRGMVAGMGDSPAGKMIAASVPLSEMFGYATDLRSATQGRATYSMEFEKYAEAPGNIADAIIKKNS from the coding sequence ATGGCACGTCAAACTCCACTAGATCGTTATCGTAACCTCGGCATCATGGCACACATTGATGCAGGTAAGACAACTACGACTGAAAGGGTACTTTTCTATACAGGTCTCTCTCACAAGATTGGAGAGGTGCATGATGGTGCAGCAACCATGGACTGGATGGAGCAGGAGCAGGAGCGTGGTATTACCATTACCTCTGCAGCTACCACCTGTTTTTGGCAGGGTATGGATCAGCAGTTTGATCAGCACCGTATCAACATTATTGACACCCCGGGACACGTTGATTTCACTATTGAGGTGGAGCGTTCATTGCGTGTGTTGGATGGTGCATGTGCAGTATTCTGTGCGGTTGGCGGGGTAGAGCCGCAATCTGAGACAGTTTGGCGTCAGGCTAACAAGTATGGTGTTCCGCGTATCGGTTTCGTCAACAAGATGGATCGTGCAGGTGCCGACTTCCTTCGTGTTGTTGAGCAGATCAAAGAGCGTCTAGGAGCAAATGCAGTTCCTATTCAGATGAATATCGGTGCTGAGGAAGATTTCAAGGGTATTGTGGATCTTATTCGCATGAAGGCGATCTACTGGAATGAAGACGACATGGGTATGACCTATGAGGCCGTTGATATTCCTGCAGAGCTGCAGGCTCAGTGTGATGAGCTTCGTGAGGAGATGGTTGAGGCGGCAGCCGAGGCCAATGATGACCTCATGGAGAAGTACCTGGAAGAGGGAGAGTTAAGCGAAGATGAGATTCGTGAAGGACTCCGCACCAGAACACTGAAAAATGAAGTTGTCCTGATGATGTGTGGCTCTGCATTCAAGAACAAGGGCGTACAGGCAATGTTGGATGCTGTTATCCATTTCATGCCTTCTCCGCTGGATGTTGATGCAATCACCGGTGAGCTTGAGGATGGAGCCGAGGAAGAGCGTATTGCATCAGATGATGAGCCATTCGCTGCCTTGGCCTTCAAGATAGCAACAGACCCATTTGTGGGCACCCTGACATTTTTCCGTGTCTATTCAGGGGTGATTAACTCTGGTGACTTCTGCTACAACACAGTAAAGGGCAAGAAAGAGAGAATTGGACGTATTGTACAGATGCACTCCAATGATCGTGAAGAGATCAAAGAGGTTCGGGCTGGGGATATTGCCGCTGCCATCGGACTCAAGGATGTGACTACAGGTGACACCCTCTCTGCAATTGATAACAAAATTGTTCTGGAGCGTATGGAGTTCCCAGAGCCGGTAATCTCGGTTGCGGTTGAACCAAAGTCGAAGGCTGACCAGGAGAAGATGGGTATCGCCCTCTCCAAGCTGGCGCAGGAGGATCCATCCTTCCGTGTCCATACTGATGAGGAGTCTGGCCAGACCATTATCTCCGGTATGGGTGAGCTCCACCTGGAGATTATTGTTGACCGTATGATGCGCGAGTTTAGTGTAGAGGCATCAGTTGGTGCCCCACAGGTTGCCTACCGTGAGACTCTCCGCAAACCAGTTGAGCAGGAAGGAAAATTTGTACGGCAGTCAGGTGGTCGCGGTCAGTTCGGTCATGTCTGGATCAGAATCGAGCCACAGGAAGCCGGTGCTGGTTACGAATTTATTAATGAGATTGTGGGTGGTGCAGTTCCGAAGGAATACATCCCCGCAGTTGACAAGGGTATTCAGGAGCAGATGAAAAATGGTGTCATCGCTGGTTACCCAATCGAAGATTGTAAAGTTACACTTTATGATGGTTCATACCATGATGTTGACTCCAATGAGTTGGCGTTCAAGGTGGCAGGTTCCATGGCCTTTAAGCAGGGAGCTCTGAATGCTGATCCCGTACTGCTTGAGCCTATGATGAAAGTTGATGTGGTGACGCCTGAAGAGTACATGGGTGATGTGATGGGTGATCTTAACCGTCGTCGCGGAATGGTTGCCGGTATGGGTGACTCCCCTGCAGGCAAGATGATTGCTGCAAGTGTGCCACTCTCCGAGATGTTTGGTTATGCAACTGATCTGCGTTCAGCAACCCAGGGTCGTGCAACATACTCAATGGAGTTTGAGAAGTATGCTGAGGCACCGGGAAATATTGCAGATGCAATTATTAAGAAAAATAGCTAA
- the rpsL gene encoding 30S ribosomal protein S12, with protein sequence MATINQLVRKPRKVQKEKSKVPALDACPQRRGVCTRVYTTTPKKPNSAMRKVARVRLTNSMEVSSYIGGEGHNLQEHSVVLIRGGRVKDLPGVRYHVVRGSLDTTGVESRRQGRSKYGAKKPKS encoded by the coding sequence ATGGCAACGATTAATCAGCTGGTTAGAAAACCACGCAAGGTACAGAAAGAGAAGAGCAAGGTCCCCGCGTTGGATGCATGTCCACAGAGGCGAGGCGTATGTACTCGTGTCTACACAACTACACCTAAAAAGCCAAACTCAGCAATGCGTAAGGTGGCTCGTGTCCGCTTGACCAATAGCATGGAGGTCTCTTCATATATTGGTGGTGAGGGACACAATCTTCAGGAGCACTCGGTTGTTCTTATTCGAGGCGGTCGTGTGAAGGATCTTCCTGGTGTGCGTTACCACGTAGTTCGCGGCAGTCTGGATACAACAGGTGTTGAGTCACGTCGCCAGGGTCGTTCCAAGTATGGAGCTAAAAAGCCGAAGAGCTGA
- the rpsG gene encoding 30S ribosomal protein S7, with product MSRRNRAPKRTVLPDPKYGNEQLTKFINVIMKDGKKSVAEKIVYGALDVVEERGNSEPVETLFAALENVGPKVEVKSRRVGGSTYQVPIEVRPDRRIALGMRWLVESARKRGEKTMGLRLAGEILDAVESRGSAVKKREDTHRMADANKAFSHFRW from the coding sequence ATGTCAAGAAGAAATAGAGCACCAAAACGTACTGTATTGCCAGATCCAAAATATGGAAATGAGCAGTTGACCAAGTTCATTAATGTGATCATGAAGGATGGCAAGAAGTCGGTTGCCGAGAAGATCGTATATGGAGCGCTTGATGTCGTTGAGGAGAGAGGAAATAGTGAGCCTGTTGAGACACTATTTGCCGCTCTGGAAAATGTTGGTCCAAAGGTGGAGGTAAAATCTCGCCGAGTTGGTGGATCTACCTATCAGGTACCTATCGAGGTGCGCCCTGATCGTCGTATTGCTCTCGGCATGCGTTGGTTGGTTGAATCTGCACGCAAGCGTGGTGAGAAGACCATGGGTCTGCGTCTGGCAGGAGAAATTCTGGATGCGGTTGAGAGCCGTGGCTCGGCAGTAAAGAAGAGAGAAGATACTCATCGTATGGCAGATGCCAATAAGGCATTCTCTCACTTCAGATGGTAG